TCGAGTATTTCGTGCGGTATGTCGGAGAACCGCGCCGTCATCGCGTCCGATGACTTCACCGCCCTGACAACCAGAGTATCGCCATAAGCCCTGACGTCACCCTGTACGCCAACGCTCTTCACCGGTATGAGGACGCAGAAATACTGCCAGGGCAGAGCTGAAAGTCTGCCTTCAGAATATGCGCGTTCAATCTGTTCCTCTACGATTGCGCATGCCTCACGCTCAATCTCTACCTTTTCCGCCGTGATCGGACCCAGAACACGGATTGCAAGACCGGGGCCGGGAAAAGGCTGCCTCTCTGCGACTTCCACGCCGAGGTATCGTGCAACTGCCCTGACCTCATCCTTGTACAGATCTCTGACCGGCTCGATGAGCTTCAGCTTCATGCGTTCAGGCAAACCACCCACATTGTGGTGAGACTTTATCTTGTCCCTCAGCGCATCGCCGCTCTCGATCCAGTCCGGTGCAATGGTACCCTGGACAAGAAAATCGGCACCGAACGATGCTGCCTGTTCTTCAAACACCTCTATGAATTTCCTGCCTATAATTGTCCTTTTCGTTTCTGGATCGGACACACCCTCAAGCTCTTTCAGAAAGGATTCGGAGGCGTCCACGATCTTGTAATTCAGGCTCAGTCTCGAAAACATTGAGGCCATTTTTTCAGTCTCGCCCTTTCTCATGAAACCGGTGTCGACATAAACGGCAAGCAGCTTGCCTCCGACGGCCCTGTTCACCAGCACGGCAGAAACAGTGCTGTCCACACCTCCGGACAGTGCAATAATTGCCCTGCCGGTTATATCCTTCCCGGCCTTTGCAACCTGCTCTCTGACGAACTTCTCAACGTCCATCTTAACCGCTTCTCACGCGCTAGAAGCAGCAGTGGGTAATAAAGGCACATCTGCTGACAATTAGTTGCTCAGGTCTTCATGATCGCGAACAGGAAGACGAGAACTGCAATAACTGCCCCTATTATCGCCGCAAGTATGCTCAGGAAAGCTCCCCAGATGACGTCGGCGAGTCCCGGTTGTGTGTAGTGATTATACTGTGCAAGTGCAAGCCATAATATCGCGACGATCACGCCCACAACGAGCAGAACTGCGCCGACCGCGCGGCTCTTTCCCGTGCCGAAGTATGATGTAAAGGCACCTGCCAGAACCATGAAAATGCTGAATGTCAGCAACAGTATCGTGGCAAAGTTGCCCAGATTCTGCGGCGGAATCGCGTTCGAAACAACAGACAAGTAGCTTAATGGTAAAGACAGCATAATATCATCCCCGGGTAACAGTTGGCTCTTTAAAACTTTATCCCGGTAAGTGTCTTCGTGTCTATGACGCCCTGAATAGCCCTTATCCTGTCCACCACTACCTGACCAAGCTGATTGAAATCCTCTGCCTCAATCTTGGCTATAAGGTCGTATTCACCGAAGAGCGGATGAAGTTCTACTATCTCCTTTACCTTCAAAAGCTCGTTGTATACCTCATGCTCCTTCGCCGGAGCGGTGCTTATAAGCACAAACCCCACTGCCATTTCAAATCCTCATAGTTATAGCTGGCATGGGATTTAAAATGTTATGCCCTCCCGGCTCTCTCGAATTTGAGGAGGCTTTCAATCTCCGCCATGAAGTATTTCCGTTGGCATCAGTGGCGTACAGGGATGTTTCTGCAACGGCTGCGGGCAGGACGAAACTGTATTGTTCGAGTCCCCTGAGCAACGAGCCGGTGTCCGCCTCGAGTTTCCTCTTCCTTCCTGAGACTATGACTCCTGCTGTACAGGGAGTAAAATTATCCGTGCATGTCACTGTGGCCAGGACAGTCATGCAGCCGCATTCAGATCGTTCATATCGTGTTTCTATTTCCGGCGGCGTGTTGATTCTGCAAAGCGGTGTTCCGCTGCGCGCATCTGCAGCAGCGTCCCGAGAAGTTGTCACCCTGACGAAAGCTGCGGAATCAAGCTCAGTTTCTGTTTGAAGCATCTCAAGTGCATGTTCGTTCACACCCCCGCAGACCACTGTAATGGCGGTAATATGCCGTTCAGATGTCATCTTACGGATTTTACGGAGAATCACCGTCTCATCCATAATGATGCCACCGGTGACCTCGTCCGCCGGGAGGACAATGAGGCCGGTTGAGCCATCTGTGCCGCTTCCATCAATTCCAAGACAGCGGGAGACTCGCTCTTCGAACAGCCTGTAGGCATCAGCGGCGGCGAAATCGTGTGTGAAAACGCCTGATCTGAGGTGCTTCATGCTTTCTGAGTCTGTGTTAATTTCCAGCGTCCCGATTCTTCTGTCGAGCATCTCGATGCCGGCCTGGGCTATGTCTGAAACAATCCATCTGCGTCCGAGTTTTTCGGCAACAGCGGCGGTTGTACCGCTTCCAGAAAAGAAATCTGCTACAACATCCCCCGGCAATGATGATGCTTTTATGATTCTCTCGAGCAGTGCCTCGGGTTTCTGCGTCGGATAACCGTTCCTCTCCTTTGCCTGGCTGTTGATAATAGACAGTTCCCACACGTCTTCTGGGACCTTGCCCAGTTTGTTCACCTTCGTGCGCCTTCCGAACGAGACGTGTCCCATCTTTGCCTGATTCAGCGTGCCACTGCTGTACTTCTCCCTGACAGCATCGGTGTAGAACGCGTGCTTGCCAGCATCCCTGGCATAGAGGAGAATCGTGTCGTGTTTCTTCTTGAATCGGTCTCTCACTGTGCCGCCGGGGTCGTGGTAATGCCAGATGATTTCATTGAGGAAGTTCCGGTATCCAAATATTTCGTCCATAATCGTCTTCACGTAATGTGCCGCATGCCAGTCTATGTGCACGTAAATTGAGCCGTCTATTCTCAGAACCCTTCTCATCTCGCGCAGGCGCGGCCTTATCCACGCAAGATATGCCGAAAGCCCTCCATCCCATTTGTCCGAGAAGACGGCAT
This sequence is a window from Candidatus Sysuiplasma acidicola. Protein-coding genes within it:
- the guaA gene encoding glutamine-hydrolyzing GMP synthase, with product MDVEKFVREQVAKAGKDITGRAIIALSGGVDSTVSAVLVNRAVGGKLLAVYVDTGFMRKGETEKMASMFSRLSLNYKIVDASESFLKELEGVSDPETKRTIIGRKFIEVFEEQAASFGADFLVQGTIAPDWIESGDALRDKIKSHHNVGGLPERMKLKLIEPVRDLYKDEVRAVARYLGVEVAERQPFPGPGLAIRVLGPITAEKVEIEREACAIVEEQIERAYSEGRLSALPWQYFCVLIPVKSVGVQGDVRAYGDTLVVRAVKSSDAMTARFSDIPHEILEDISTKITNRLGSKITRVVYDITNKPPATIEWE
- a CDS encoding Lrp/AsnC family transcriptional regulator, whose amino-acid sequence is MAVGFVLISTAPAKEHEVYNELLKVKEIVELHPLFGEYDLIAKIEAEDFNQLGQVVVDRIRAIQGVIDTKTLTGIKF